In Montipora foliosa isolate CH-2021 chromosome 13, ASM3666993v2, whole genome shotgun sequence, one DNA window encodes the following:
- the LOC137982400 gene encoding uncharacterized protein yields the protein MGFILLLSLALNWSFTSAMLPNYYPAVRGDLQTRDEIIRGYFDLGLTAPEIASFLACIHGIRISLRQLKRILRRLRCTRRQNLSDLEEVVEAVEAELRGSGSLLGYRAMHQRLVNHHRLATTREVVRHTLRIFDPEGVELRSRQRLRRRVYRCKGPNYLWHIDGYDKLKPFGFCVHGAIDGFSRRILWLEVASSNNDPCIVAQYYLDCVRQIEGTARVVRGDRGTENGNVAAIQRFFRRTAGDDFSGEKSFMFGKSTSNQRIEAWWGHLRKGCAQWWIQFFKDLRDYGLYSDSDVIQRECLHFCFMDVIQMELHKVAQEWNLHRIRPSVNAECPSGKPDVLYFVPESVATQDYSSPVDMDEIEIAEDMYAERPQEKGCSPHFKQLAEMILEDEDLEQPTNAEEALQLYFDLLDHIDDIGN from the coding sequence ATGGGTTTCATCCTCTTGCTTTCATTAGCTCTTAACTGGTCTTTCACTTCAGCAATGCTTCCAAATTACTATCCAGCAGTACGAGGTGACCTACAAACACGCGACGAAATCATACGAGGCTATTTCGATCTAGGACTAACTGCTCCAGAAATAGCCTCATTTTTAGCTTGTATTCACGGTATCCGGATAAGTTTGAGGCAATTGAAACGAATATTGAGGAGGCTGCGGTGCACAAGACGTCAGAACCTGAGTGATCTAGAGGAGGTTGTCGAGGCAGTGGAAGCAGAGCTGAGAGGGAGCGGAAGTTTACTTGGGTATAGAGCAATGCATCAAAGGCTGGTTAATCATCACCGACTGGCTACTACTAGAGAAGTCGTTCGCCACACGTTACGAATATTTGATCCAGAAGGTGTGGAACTGCGTTCACGACAGAGACTACGAAGAAGAGTGTACCGATGTAAAGGTCCAAATTACCTCTGGCATATAGACGGGTACGATAAACTCAAACCATTTGGATTCTGTGTTCACGGTGCTATAGACGGTTTCAGCCGAAGGATTTTATGGTTGGAAGTTGCTTCATCAAATAATGATCCGTGCATAGTCGCACAGTATTATTTAGATTGTGTCCGACAGATAGAGGGAACTGCTCGAGTTGTAAGGGGAGACAGAGGAACTGAAAATGGTAACGTAGCAGCCATCCAACGTTTCTTTCGTAGAACTGCTGGGGATGATTTTTCTGGTGAGaaaagtttcatgtttggaaaATCAACATCTAACCAGAGAATAGAGGCGTGGTGGGGCCATCTCAGAAAAGGGTGTGCACAGTGGTGGATACAGTTTTTCAAAGACCTGCGAGATTATGGGTTGTATAGTGATAGTGATGTAATACAAAGGGAATGTCTTCACTTCTGTTTCATGGATGTCATTCAAATGGAACTACATAAAGTGGCCCAGGAATGGAATCTTCATAGGATCCGACCATCTGTCAATGCAGAATGCCCCTCTGGAAAGCCTGATGTTCTTTACTTTGTCCCAGAATCAGTAGCTACACAAGATTATTCAAGCCCCGTCGACATGGATGAAATTGAAATTGCTGAAGACATGTATGCAGAACGGCCGCAGGAAAAGGGCTGTTCCCCACACTTTAAACAACTGGCCGAAATGATCCTAGAAGACGAGGACTTGGAGCAACCAACAAATGCAGAGGAAGCTCTTCAACTGTACTT
- the LOC137981964 gene encoding uncharacterized protein, which yields MDAVVKGSCDVKIFKENRFLWLHCIDLENRFELTVKSFPLLKLKFVYGHFSFMRDLSERRLVVFPDSNDVLVKFAGVKSPCCIEVKSSAIFYVVPEETEDNEEAKIAVIWDFERTAGMTGAAVQPVDKPADNMAAIARLSFDTLSCNCTNFPSVGNVMITPSAGLIAQQMQNLDISALADEHVDLDDEDKEESEDENDAKSDETKTEMEQLYTELIQLKGSSFHATFQNNLKQCKERLIEKQNVNVRLHFEPANVRDENAIVVQVNLSTGDEGWQPIGYIPAVKVPKMTVALRKREVKLVTLRSVFYQFIMDIGEKRYFPAISVTKVGKWPLIRKTINIMTKYTCRWKIVEKRHIYLMQNHLNE from the exons ATGGATGCCGTAGTGAAAGGATCATGCGATGTGAAGATCTTCAAAGAAAATCGTTTTTTGTGGCTTCACTGTATTGATTTAGAGAATAGATTCGAGTTGACTGTGAAAAGCTTTCCCCTTTTGAAGCTCAAATTTGTTTATGGTCACTTCTCCTTCATGAGAGATCTGTCAGAACGACGACTAGTTGTCTTCCCGGATTCGAATGATGTccttgtgaaatttgcaggagtTAAATCACCTTGTTGCATCGAAGTTAAATCAAGTGCCATATTTTAT GTTGTGCCAGAGGAAACCGAGGATAACGAGGAAGCGAAAATTGCTGTTATCTGGGATTTTGAACGGACAGCAGGGATGACAGGAGCAGCCGTTCAGCCAGTCGATAAACCAGCTGACAACATGGCAGCTATTGCAAGGCTTTCTTTTGATACGTTATCGTGCAATTGCACAAACTTTCCAAGTGTTGGAAATGTCATGATTACGCCGAGCGCAGGATTAATCGCTCAACAGATGCAAAATCTTGATATAAGTGCGCTAGCTGACGAACATGTTGATCTAGATGATGAGGACAAGGAGGAAAGCGAGGACGAAAATGACGCTAAAAGCGATGAAACAAAGACCGAAATGGAACAATTATATACCGAGTTGATACAATTGAAAGGTAGCAGCTTCCACGCAACGtttcaaaacaacttaaaacaatgCAAGGAGCGATTGATTGAAAAGCAAAATGTTAATGTCCGTCTACACTTCGAACCAGCAAACGTCAGAGACGAGAATGCTATTGTCGTTCAAGTAAATTTGTCTACAGGCGATGAAGGCTGGCAACCAATTGGATACATCCCTGCAGTTAAAGTTCCTAAAATGACTGTTGCTTTGAGAAAGCGTGAAGTTAAACTTGTCACCCTGAGAAGTGTTTTCTACCAATTTATTATGGACATTGGTGAAAAGAGatattttcctgcaatttcagTGACGAAGGTGGGAAAGTGGCCCCTAATAAGAAAGACTATCAATATAATGacaaaatatacatgtaggtgGAAAATTGTGGAAAAAAGGCATATTTATTTAATGCAAAACCATTTGAATGAGTAA
- the LOC137982389 gene encoding uncharacterized protein encodes MESVKGVWNGDVDLGDNKLQELRSDYERRVQSFKRMQKARGRRELEEALRKWIDELEADRDFLVTGLNDSLALYRRKYNNNSTCEQALKNANWEVVEHQTLLHQVQNLSATLESVLASLNPTTCTNRSFQQARAAVKDIKIDQFLRNLFKKKRTAASHVLVFMLSDERRSRKPYAFPVRYIPYRSLKDQYIRDFSKVIKLKMKEKGLKLVGVVSDGEFCSLRTRGETRALHVWQLIHDSKDAVKKTNKTTLLKMLTLTHLDVHGTPQTDANHPAIPTEGVVQLHNLQFVEGMTLEDAVTIIRSGLVPDGYEPYPFRKATPESLLDKLRSIVATFVYRHTVKELQRDGVDFTLYLYVPEVDPHTGEERHDRGDHNHIYKRMAQHLRNGGYDYLNYEAFDDVLKDSQSGLTHDALIGKRKQSLKDAERLLSYPVVESLRRNGHNREAEYVEVLANWHEASDGRGLSQLTRCRYNYKMLSFILDEWMPWHHINYDFSTIDINRY; translated from the exons ATGGAATCTGTTAAAGGTGTCTGGAATGGTGACGTTGACTTGGGAGATAATAAATTGCAGGAGTTGCGGTCAGATTATGAAAGACGGGTACAGTCCTTTAAAAGGATGCAGAAGGCAAGAGGTAGAAGGGAATTAGAAGAAGCTTTACGCAAATGGATTGATGAATTGGAAGCTGACAGGGATTTTCTTGTTACTGGCCTGAATGATTCATTGGCTCTCTACAGAAGGAAATACAACAATAACAGCACTTGCGAACAGGCcctgaaaaatgcaaattgggAAGTAGTGGAGCACCAAACCCTTTTGCATCAGGTGCAGAATCTCAGTGCCACCTTGGAGAGTGTGCTGGCCTCTCTCAATCCTACCACTTGTACTAATCGATCATTTCAGCAGGCCAGAGCTGCAGTGAAAGATATCAAAATAGATCAGTTCTTGAGAAACCTGTTTAAAAAGAAGCGAACAGCTGCATCACATGTCTTGGTTTTCATGCTCTCTGATGAAAGGAGGTCACGGAAACCATATGCATTCCCTGTAAGATACATACCATACAGAAGTTTGAAAGACCAATACATTCGGGATTTTAGCAAAGTGATAAAGCTGAAGATGAAGGAGAAGGGACTTAAGCTTGTAG GTGTGGTGTCAGATGGAGAGTTTTGCTCTCTAAGAACTCGTGGTGAGACAAGAGCTCTCCATGTTTGGCAGTTGATTCATGATTCAAAAGACGCTGTTAAAAAGACGAACAAGACAACACTGCTGAAAATGCTGACTTTGACTCACT TGGATGTACATGGCACACCACAGACAGATGCCAACCACCCAGCTATTCCAACAGAAGGTGTTGTTCAGTTGCACAACCTGCAATTTGTAGAAGGGATGACCTTAGAGGATGCTGTCACTATAATAAGGAGTGGTCTTGTACCAGATGGATATGAGCCATACCCATTCCGAAAAGCAACTCCAGAGTCTCTGCTGGACAAGCTTAGATCCATCGTGGCCACATTTGTGTACCGGCACACAGTCAAGGAATTGCAGCGGGATGGTGTTGATTTTACTCTTTATCTTTATGTACCTGAAGTTGACCCCCATACTGGAGAAGAGCGCCATGACCGTGGTGACCACAATCACATCTATAAAAGAATGGCCCAGCACTTGCGGAATGGTGGCTATGATTATCTAAACTATGAAGCTTTTGATGACGTTTTGAAAGACTCACAAAGTGGccttacccatgatgcactcataGGAAAACGCAAACAAAGTTTAAAGGATGCAGAGCGGCTTCTATCGTACCCTGTTGTTGAGTCCTTGCGGAGGAATGGTCACAACCGTGAAGCAGAATACGTAGAAGTCCTTGCTAATTGGCATGAAGCTTCTGATGGGCGTGGTCTGTCCCAGCTGACAAGATGTCGGTACAATTATAAAATGTTGTCATTCATCCTTGATGAGTGGATGCCCTGGCATCATATTAATTATGATTTCTCGACAATTGATATTAACAGGTattaa